From the Streptococcus halotolerans genome, the window TGCTAGAAAATTAACACCCTTAAATAAAAAAGAAGAGGATATTATCCTCAAGCATATGTGGGGAGCCACTATCGCCTTTCCGCGTTATAAGGAATCTTATATTGTGACTATGGTTGATAAATACTGGGCTATTAAAGAAGCGACTATCCCTATGCGCCGTACTTTTGGAAAGCCTATCCGTTATAGCCGTAAATTTTTGGGCAGTCACAATCGTTAATTAGAAAAGGAAGTTTTAGTTATGAATGATAATCTCATTTACACAGAATCGCAGAGTGGCTTATCAGCCTTCTTTACGAAAATTTATAGTCTTGTTGGTATTGGTATTGGGCTTTCAGCCTTTGTTTCTTGGTTGATGCTTTACCCATTTAAAGCTAACCTTGTCACGATTATAACTCAGTACTCTTGGGTTTACTATGGTGCTTTCTTTGCAGAGTTAGCTTTGGTTTTCTTGGCCTCAAATGCAGCCCGTAAAAATACACCAGCTGCCTTACCCCTCTTTTTAACCTATTCAGCCTTGAACGGCTTTACGCTCAGTTTTATTATTGTTCAATACGTTCAAACAACAGTTCTTCAAGCCTTTGTAAGTTCTGCTCTTGTTTTCTTTATTATGGCAGCCATCGGGGCAACGATTAAAAAAGACCTGTCAGGCATGGCAAAGGCCCTTGTAGCAGCCTTAATTGGTATTATTATTGCCAGTCTGGTTAACCTGTTCATTGGTAGTGGGACGATGAGTTTCTTGATCAGTATTGTTTCTGTTTTGATTTTCTCCGGTTTGATTGCTTACGATAATCAAATGATTAAGCGCGTTTACCAGCAAACAGGCGGTGATGTTCAAAATGGGTGGGCTATCTCAATGGCGCTTAGCCTATATTTGGACTTCATTAACTTGTTCCTAAATCTTTTGCGTATCTTTGGTCGTAACGACTAATACATTTTTCAGAATATAGATGTCCCTCTAAATGGTAGCAAAATTGAAACTGAAGCTGTCAGTGTGACTAAAACAAACTCTTAGCAAGGTCGATTTAGTGACCTTGCTAAGAGTTTTTCTTTTTTAAAGATGATAAAACAGGCTAAAGATCACTGTCTTCACCTTGTTGGATTTTATTCACTATAACTGATTCAGTTCATGGGCTAGTAAGATAGTTTGTTGCCCATTATTATCCACGATATAGAGCTTTTTAGGAAAAAAAGGATCAAAGAGATACTTGTAATCAAAAGCAATCATCAGCCTTCTTTTGGCATCATGGTATTCATAGGTCATGCCTTTGTTAGATTTTTTAAGTTTAAAGGTGAGAACACTATCTAAAGGAACAACTGATTTTAAATAGTTGTCCAAAATATCCCATAAGGTATCAATCAATTCGCTGGGTAAACTGGTGGCAACACCGAAGCTCGCGTAACGAGCGTTTGTTTTTTCAAAGGCCATTTGGTATCCTTTCTAAGCAGTTGGATTTGTTTGATCGTGGTCTAAAAGCAAAAGCGAAGGAGCTGAAGACCATACTCCAGCTCCTAAGGACAACTTTAACGCTTCTTCAGCTCAAGATAGCGTTTGTACCAGATATTAACGTAAGACTGTGAAAATGGTCCTTTATGGTTATTAATCCAATCCACTAAAATTCTAACATTCTTTTTTAGAATGAAATCAATATCAGACGAATACTGCATTTCTCGCTTATGAATTTCATATTCATCGACATCCAGAAGTTTTTTTTCTCCGTCCGCAAAGACTTTGACGTCTAAATCATAGTCGATGTATTTGAGAGCTTCCTGGTCTAGAACGTAAGGACTGGCAAGATTGCAATAATAAGAAATGCCATTATCTCGAATCATTGCAATGATATTGAACCAATACTTCTTGTGGAAATAGACAATGGCGGGTTCGCGAGTAACCCAACGACGACCATCATGCTCTGTCACAAGCGTGTGATCGTTCACACCAATAATTGCATTTTCCGTTGTTTTGAGTACCATAGTATCACGCCAAGTGCGGTGCAAACTACCATCATGTTTATAACTTTGAATTGTAATAAAGTCGCCTTCTTTTGGTAATTTCATGGCAATCATCTTTCTACAATTTCTTTGTCCTTAATAGTCTATCATAATTTTCAGAAAAAATCACTTTGAGATGGGAAGTGACTACAAATAGTCCCTTAAAGCTGACCGAATGGTATCAAAATCGTACCCTTTTCTAGCGAGCGCCTGAGTTAACCGTTGGTTTAGATCATAGCCATCATATTTTCGGCTGTATTTTCGGTATTGTTTCTCCAACTCTTGGTAGATAAGTTCTTCCTCAGTTTCCTCATCCTTTTCTAAGTCTAGCGTTTCAATGGCGAGTTTAGCTTCTTGGTAGGAAAATCCTTTGTTAGTTAGGCTTTGGCTGAGTTTGTCTTTTAGGGCTTTAAAAGCTAGTTTGCCATCATACTTGCGTAACAGTTTCTGCGCGACGCGCTCAGCAACCTCTGTAAAGTCATAATCTGACATAACGCTATCAATAGTTGTGCTAGAGATGCCTTTTTGCCTGAGTTTCTGCTTGATCACAAAACTTCCCTTATCACCACTTGATAGATTTTGCTCAACTGTTGACATTACAAACTGCTTATCATCGATCCATTTATCGGCTTTAAGATTATCAATCACTTGGGGGATGATAGCCGAATCAATCTCATGTTTATGGAGATAATCCCTAACTTCTTTTTCTGTTCTTTGTTTGAACGAAAGGAAATAAAGAGCCAGATTTTTTCCATAAGAAAATTGAGCAAACTGACGAATCTCGTCAAGTTCTTTCTCTGAAATCGTCATACCTTTACTCAACATAAAGCGAACGATTGTATCTTCAGTAATATAGAGCTTCTCTGTCTCATCAAGTTCTAACAGATAGAGACGCTTTTTCTTTTCAATTTTTGTGATTTTCATCTTTAATCTCCAAAAGCTTCTGTGATAGCAATAATTCTTAGTATATCCGAGGCAATCCTTTCTCTGCCATAATTGTCTAGGAAACTCTCAATATTTTTTTTTTCTGAATGATAGTGCATAGACCAAAAGTCTCCAAAAATATCAATGGACTTATCATTATTATAACCAACTAGTCTACAATCGATGAAGAATGGGATATCTTTTAAAATGATATCTGTCAGGCATTGCCATGAATAAAAGCATTTGTTTCTAAAAAGTGTCCTTTTTCTTCAACTAGCTTAAAAGCTTCTTCTCAATCTGAGATATGAAAAATTGGTAGTAGTGATTTATCCTAGCAGATACCATTTGATCATTTTGTTTGAGTGCTTAGCGATAAGTGTCCAAAAGATGTTCGTGTGGGTATGGTTAGGATTTAATGGATGCAGTTGTCGCAATGCTTTGTCTAAAATCGTATAGCCTGATTCAGGCTGGTCTAAAAGGATGTTTCAGCAGAACCCATCGCAGTTCTTGTTAAGAGATCGTTTTTATCTGTACTGATATAAGCAATTGCCTTAGCTCTGGATAAAAGCATTTCGTCAATGGAATCTCTTGTGTTAATTTTTTGAATCTGCTAATCAACTTTTAGCACTGGAGCTCCTGGAGGAGAGGACAAATGACAGAGGGATTGATTGCTAAGGTATCGGTGATTTTACCCATCTTTAGAGATAATCAAGGATTTTGCATGCTTTTATTATAACAAAAATGGTAAAATGGAAGCAAAAGCAAGTTGAAAGCGAGTAGCTAACATGACCGATAAAAAGAAAGATAACATAGTTGATTTTAGTAACTATCTAGCTGAAAAGGATTTTGAAGAGATTCTTAAAAAGGAGTTGGCGGACTTTTCTGACGAAGAGTTAGATGATCTTTATGACGATTTGGCGTTTGGTCAGGCGTTTGAAGAAGAATGGCAAGAAGAAGAGGCGAAAGTGTCTCGGGAGAATCTACAAATTCTAAAGGAGTTAGAGGAAAAAGAAGCTGCTGGACGGGACGCTTGGCTAGCTTCTTCACCTGTTGGTTGGATTAATCTAAGAGAGCGTCCTTACCTGTCAAACAAGATGGAATTAGCTTTGGTCTACAAACAAAATGGTCTTTATCAAAAGGCCTTGGACCATCTCCTTGAAATCAATCAAGTTGAGGAAAACGATGGCTTAGGAACACGTTATGAAATCATGGCCGTCTACGTGCTCATGTCACGCCATGAGGATTTGGAAGCATTTTATTTCAGTAATGATTATCATCAGGGAGACTTGATGATGGACATCCCTTATATGATATCGAACATTTTGGCAGGAAAAGAGGATTCTGTTAAGGATATGTTAGCTGATTGGGTAGACAGAGTGGATGGGCTATTTGAATGTTGTAACAGATCTGGTATGTCAATGGGAGATATTATGGAAGCGCGCAGTTTAGCGTACTATCAAGCTAATACTATGTCGGCAGTATATGTTTCGCTAAGTACTTTTTTGGCTATTTTGATTCCTTCGAGTCATTATATTATGGCTACTATCAAAGAGATGTTAGGAATCAATGAAGGACCTCTGATTGATGATTTAGACATTTTTAGCAGTACCCAATTAATGACCTTAACTAGTTTAGGCATTAGATATATTTCTGACATTGAAGATTGGTCAGAAGCAGAATTCTTAGGGATTCCGAAAATTGGACCGGCAACGATTAAGAAATTGAAAGAGAAGGGAGTTGTTTTTCATCCGTGAGTGCTTTGCAAGTTAGACAACGAATCCCATTGAAAATCAAACGTATGGGTATCAATGGCGAAGGGATCGGCTTTTATAAGAAAACCTTAGTCTTTGTACGTGGAGCCTTGAAAGGCGAGGAAGTCTTTTGCCAGGTCACTTCGGTTAAACGTAATTTTGTCGAAGCAAAGATTTTGGACATCAATAAAAAGTCCAAATTCCGAGTTATTCCCCAATGTCCTATTTATGAGGCTTGTGGTGGCTGTCAAATCATGCACTTGCGCTATGATAAGCAGCTGGATTTCAAAGTAGATTTACTCAAACAAGCTCTTAAGAAATTTAAACCAGCAGGTTATGAAAACTATGAGATACGTCCGACCTTGGGTATGGATAAGCCGCAGCACTATCGCGCTAAATTGCAGTTTCAAACCCGCTCGTTTGGTGGTTCTGTCAAAGCAGGACTCTATGCAGAAGGTAGCCATCGTTTGGTTGCTTTAGAAGATTGTTTGGTTCAAGACAGGCTAACGCAAGAAATCATTAACAAAATTACTAATCTTCTAGACAAGCACAAAGTGCCCATTTACAATGAACGAAAAATCCAGGGTGTGAGGACTGTTATGGTGCGTAAGGCAGAAGCTACTGATCAGGTCCAAATCATCTTCATTGCTAGCAAGTGGGTTAATTTAACTGCCCTCATTAAAGATTTGATTGTAGTTTATCCTCAGATAAAAACAGTCGCTTTTAATCTTAATACTTCAAAATCCAGTGAGATTTACGGCCAAGACACCGAAATACTTTGGGGGCAAGATGCCATTGAAGAAGAAGTTCTCAATTATGGTTTCCAGTTATCCCCAAGAGCCTTCTATCAGCTGAATCCAGAGCAGACGGAAGTGCTTTATGGAGAAGCTGTCAAAGCGCTTGATGTGACTCCTGAAGATCATTTGATAGATGCCTACTGTGGTGTTGGAACAATTGGTTTTGCCTTTGCGGATAAGGTGAAAAGCGTGCGCGGTATGGATATTATCCCAGAAGCCATTGAAGATGCGAAAGAAAACGCACGTCGCATGGGATTTGACAACACCCACTACGAAGCAGGAAAAGCAGAAGAAATCATACCTAAATGGTATCGTGATGGCTATCGAGCTGACGCCCTTGTTGTGGACCCACCGCGGACTGGTTTAGATGAAGCTCTCCTCAAAACCATCGTCAAATATCAACCGAATAAAATGGTTTACGTCTCTTGTAACGTCTCTACCTTAGCGCGTGATTTGGTGCAGTTGACGAAAGTTTATGATGTGGCTTATATTCAAAGCGTAGATATGTTTCCGCACACAGCAAGGACAGAGGCAGTTGTTAAGTTAATTCGAAAACAATGACTCTCTTCGCTTTTAAGTTTCAAGGCTCAGGCTGAAAATGTCCACAGGATTCTTTTGCTTTTAAGTTTCAAGGCTCAGGCTTAAGGTGTCCGCAGAACTCTTTCACTCCAGCATACCGCACGGACAGAGGCAGTTGTTAAGTTAATTCGAAAACAATGACTCTCTTCGCTTTTAAGTTTCAAGGTTCAGGCTGAAAATGTCCACACCCCCCCTCTCACTCTCGCACACTGCACAGACGGAAGGAGTAGTGACATTAACTAAGCGGCAAAAATAATGGGATATGAGTGTCATTCTTGGAAGAAGGGTAGTGCTAGAAACAAGGTATTAAGTGATTTAGTATCGAGGAAGCCTTCGGCTAGAAAAGCCATAATCTCAGACAGTTTTTGTAATTCACTGTCCTTTAAGGGATAGTTACCTCTTCAGAAGCGTAATAGTTGTTGGAGCATAAGGACTTTGGTAGAAAGTGGCATATGACATTTAGTTACTTTGACTTGTCAAAAGAAAGGGTAGCAAGTCTTGCTCAATGGTTCTGTACAGAAAAATTAAAAAATGATAAACTGGTAGAAATCGGTTATTAGGTAGAAAAAACGGTTGCTATGTATGGAGAGAGTAGAGTCTTAATGGCTTAGTAGGCCATCTATTCTAGCTTTTCTCATTAAATATTTGAGAGACCAAATCTTTTGTTTTTCCACGACTAGATAGAGACGTCTTCATGGAAAGGTGCTTAATCTTTTGTTAAAATATTGCTCAATATAAGCTTGCCACAGTAAGGAGGCCCTGTGTTTACCCAAATAAATCATTACTTATCTTATCAAGGTCTTAAATACACCAAGCCAGAAAGGGCAGGAGCTGAAGCGGCTGCTATGGAGGCGTTTAAGTCTCAGGGACAAGCTGCGCGTGCTGAGATGATGTCCTTATCTAAGCTTTTAGAGGATCAACTGACAGGCCTTCGGATAGACCGTGTCAGCAATTGGGCTAATCAGGCTCAAGTAGCTCGACCACATTTTTGGACTTACTTTTTTGGTGATGATGATGCTCCAGATGATGTCGCAATGGCTATTCGTTTATATGGTGAACAGGATCATTTTGGTGTTTCGGTTGAGGTCAGTTTTATTGAACGAAAGAAATCAGACCAAACCCTGATGAAGCAAGCTAAAGTTTTGGACATTCCAATAGCATTACCACTTTACTACTTGGTTCAAGTTAATGGTAACAGTCATCGTGAAGACGGAACAGAAGCCAATAGACGCAAGTTACAAGAGTCCCTTGAAGCTGGTGATGTTAGAAAAGTCTTGGTCAAAAAAGATATTCCTATGAGGGCAGACATGTCACTAGAAGTATTATTACCACAACTAGTGGAAGCATTCCAAGAGCTTTATCCCTATTATGAAGCATGCAAAAACTGAGTCCTATTGAACTCAGTTTTTTTGATTATTGTGGAGCGATGACGTCAGCGCCGCCCATGTATGGACGAAGCACTTCAGGGATAGTTACAGAACCATCTTCGTTTTGATAGTTTTCAAGAATTGCAGCAACTGTACGTCCGACAGCAAGTCCAGAACCGTTAAGAGTGTGGAGAAGTTTTACTTTGCCATCTGCTTCATCACGGTAACGAATTTTGGCACGACGTGCTTGGAAATCTTCAGTGTTTGAACATGATGAAATTTCACGGTAGGCATTTTGTGCTGGAATCCAAACTTCTAAATCGTAGGTTTTAGCAGCTGAGAAGCCCATATCACCAGTACAGAGAGCAAGAACTCGATATGGTAAGTTGAGTTTTTTTAGGATATTTTCAGCGTTAGCAGTCATTTTTTCCAATTCATCATATGACTCTTCTGGTTTGGCAAATTTTACCATCTCAACCTTGTGGAATTGGTGCAAACGGATCAATCCACGGGTATCACGACCTGCTGAACCAGCTTCTGAACGGAATGATGGGCTCATAGCTGTGAACTTGATAGGCAATTCTTTCCCATCAATGATTTCATTGCGGTAGTAGTTAGTAAGGGGCACTTCAGCCGTAGGAATGAGGACATATGGGGTGTCTGATAGTTCGAAAGTATCTTCTTTGAATTTTGGATATTGTCCTGTACCAAACATAGAGTCATGATTAACCATGTATGGAGGAATGACTTCTTGATAGCCTTCTTTAGCATGCTCATCTAACATAAAGTTATAGAGGGCACGCTCTAAACGAGCACCTAAGTTGCGGTAGAAGAGGAAACGAGTTCCGGTAACTTTTGCCCCACGTTCCCAGTCAAGAATGCCTAAGTCTTCACCAAGGTCCCAGTGTGCTTTTGGTTCGAAGTCAAAGTCACGAGGTGTTCCCCAACGACGAACCTCAACGTTCTCTTCTTCATCAGCTCCAACGGGTACTGAATCATGTGGTGTATTTGGTAAGGTTGTTATAATGACTGTTAACTTTTCGTCAATATCGGCTAATTCACTATCAACAGCTTTAATTTCAGCGGATACTTTTTGCATAGCAGCAATTTGTTCAGAAGCGTCCTCTTTATTGCGTTTGGCTTGAGCAATTTTATCTGAAGCAAGGTTACGTCCAGCTTTTAATTCTTCTGACTTTGTTAAGAGTTGCCGACGTTTGGCATCGAGTTCTTTTAATTCAGTCAATGTTTCAGCAGCAACACCACGAGTGGCTAATTTTTCTGCAACAGCATCAAAGTCGTTGCGAATACGTTTAATATCTAACATAAATACCTCCTATTTGGTAGAAAAAACACAATCTGTTTGCCGTTGGAGCGCTAGTTTGCGCGGTTCCATCCAACTTCACAGATTGTGCACTTAATTAATATCAATAGTAATAACACGGTAGAATTTCATAAAGCAAAGAGATCTGCTCACAGCAACCGCAGACTTTCTGAACACTTGACAATATTACTTATCCGTTGGTGTTATTATACACAAAAGAGGAGTTGGTGTAAACCCAAAAACAAGGATTTCTCTTAGCTCGGTGAATTATGTTAAAATAAAGGCATGGAAAAGAGAAATTATAATGCAGGAATTGATTTTTTAAGGATTTTTGCCATGTTTATGATTGTTGTGACGCATGTTCTAGGTAAAGGAGGAGTTCGCGATTCTGTTGCTGGTACAGTGGACCTCCATTTCATACAGACATGGGTTATTCAAGCCAGTGTCTACGTTGCTGTGAATTGCTACGCTTTGATTAGCGGCTATGTTGGTTTTCGCTCCCATTTTAAGTATTCAAAAGTGGTTAATTTATGGCTTCAAGTAGCTTTTTATTCCATCGGTATCACCTTATTTTTCCTTCTCTTAGGTAAGGATATTGGAGCTAGTGATTGGTTGGGGGCTTTTTTCCCAGTCATTAGGGGGCAATATTGGTATGTTACCGCCTATTTTGGACTGATGTTGACTATGCCATTCTTAAATATTGCTCTTCCGAGGATGGGGTTGTCGGACCTAGGTAAAATGATTGCGACTGGTTTTATGGTCTTCTCATTACTGCCGGTATTACTGGATACCAGCGTTTCGGAATTTTCTTTATCTAAAGGATTTAGTATGACCTGGTTAGTTTTGCTTTATGTCGTTGGAGCTTTTTTAGCACGGATTGACTTAAAAAAATACAATAAACCTCTCATCTTGATAGGTATTTATGCTTTATCAATTGCAGCAACCCTTATTTTGAAGTATGCTGTTAGTGAGAAGTGGTACTGGTATACCTCGCCAACGATTACTTTAGGAGCGCTAGCTCTCTTTGTTCTATTTGTTAATTTGAATATCTCACCATCAAGTCCATTAGTCAAATTCATTAGGTTCTTTGCACCAGCAACCTTTGGTGTTTATTTGGTTCATCTGCATCCCTTAGTTGTTAAATTTGCCATGCGTGATTTTGCAGAAAATTTTGTGGACCAGTCTCCACTGGTCTTTCCAATGATAATATTAGGCGTTAGTTTCCTAATCTTCTTAGCCTCTATCTTAGTTGAAAAAATGAGGATTTGGCTTTTTAAAACCCTTCAAGTGGCAAGATTTTCCGCTAAAATTGATGATTGGTTGACCTTCAAAAATAAAGTCAAAAAAATATAAAATAACGTCTAAGTTAGTTAATGCGCTAGCTTAGATTTTTTTGTTAAAAACGAAGCTAACTATCTCTGAAAGTCATGCCATTTTCTTAATGCTGTTTGATGTGTCATTACGCTATACTATAATCAAATGATACCGCTGATTGACTCGCTTGGTAGAATAATAATAAGGGGTAGATTGATTATGAACGTCTGGGAATAAGACAATGTAGATCGTAAGAAGAAGCGGCTTATTAGGAAAGTTCTTGTTAGAAGCGACTGCTAACCATGGCTATCAGGCGAGTTTCTCTATAAGACATGAAGACAAGGTGAACATCATCAAAACATTGCAACTAGACTATATTTAGGGAGAACTGTGACGAATGGAGAAAGTAGAACCTGCTAGTAGGATGTCTGATAGCTTAATTGACTGTTTAGGAATTCTAAGAATTAATCAATTCCAAAGATAAAAGATTAAGCTAGTTGGCGCTTCCTAAAATGGTTCAAAAGTATGGCATGCCCCAAATGGCTATATCAGTAGCAGAAGCCTATCTAGCGTAGTTTCGCTTAAAAAAAAGGTACTTGATTAAAAGAAGAACTGGCTTATTTGTGGCTAGACTAGGTCTACCAAATGGTATGGCTAAACGATCTTCTTTATGGTGAGCTAGATTGTTAAACGTTCTGTCTAAAATGCCTTTGCGAGAGATTGGTCCATAAAAGTTCATCCTTTAGATGTTTTGAGAGTTTCATAAGCTATTTTAATGGCCTTAAAACACAGTATGGAACAAGAGATTATCTTCATTGAAGGTTTTGTAATACACGCCAGCAATAGAAAAACAAGCCTGATATCAAGCTTGTTTTAAAGTATTTAACTTATTGGCGTTTGAACTTACTAGTAATGACTTGGATTAATGTAGGTAATTTGACAACCTTATCATTACCGATTTTATCACGAGCTATCTTGAGGATTTTGCCTGAATCTTTTGATGAGAAGAGAAACTTTCCAGAATCTGTAAAAATTTCGAAGTGGCGGCTGACTTTTTGACCAGTAACATTAGCACCAATTTGTTGGATGCTAGTCCATGGGATTTGGATATAGTCTTCGACATTGCGATCGTTATAGTACTCCAAGGCGACATCGCCGATTAGAAATTTACCAACTTTTCCTCCCATACCAAGGTAAGAGACACCGGTTGTTTGTAGTAACACTTCTTTATTTTGTGATTGGGCCATGATTTCCTTTCTACTAACAGGTGTTTGAAGTCATTTGATTGATTTTGTTCCTGCTAGACTATTTTAACATAATGAAAAGAGTTTCCAAATGGAAACCCTTTTTTGATTACATGATACCTGCAAGGCGAGCGAGAACACCAAGTACGAAAAGACCAATAATCATTGTAATAGGGGATACTTTTTTCTTAAGCAACCACATACATACAAATGTAAGAATGAGTCCCATCAATCCAGGGATCAATGAATCTAATTGACCTTGCAATGAATTTGTTTTTTCAGGTGTGAGGCTAAGTCCACTCATCGCTTGACCTAGAATACCTTGAAGTTCTGCACCAGTAACATTTCCTTTAGGAAACTCGACATAAGCCCCTTTTGCTAATTTTGTAGCAGGCAAGTCTACGGTGAAGTTGATAGACACCCAACGCTCTACCAGCACGGCAAGGATGAACATACCGAGGATAGAAGCTCCTTTAGTGATGTCTTGAAGGATACCACCAGACATGTCTTTAGTGATTTCTTTACCTGATTTGTAACCAAATTCTTGTGTGTACCATAGGAAAGCCATACGGATAGCATTCCATGCTACAAAGAAGATGATTGGTCCCATGATGTTTCCTGCTTGCGCAAGCGAAGCACCGAGAGCACCAAGGATAGGACGAACAGTAAACCAGAATACAGGGTCACCGATACCAGCAAGAGGTCCCATCATACCGATTTTAACCCCTTGGATAGCGGTATCGTCGATGTCAGTACCGTTTGCTTTTTCTTCCTCAAGTGCAAGTGTCACACCAAGAATAGGAGCAGCAACATATGGGTGAGTGTTAAAGAATTCCATGTGACGCTCAAGAGCTGCAGCACGGTCTTCTTTTGTGGTATATAGCTTTTTGATGGCTGGAACGAGTGAGTAAGCCCAACCTAAGTTTTGCATACGCTCGTAGTTCCAAGATCCTTGAAGGAATTGTGAACGGAACCATACTTTTTGGCGATCTGCTTTTGATAATTTAATTTGATTTTCAGTCATTGTAGGCACTCCCTTCTTAGTAGTCTTCTAGGATATCGCCGATTGGGTCCATAGAAGCTGAACCGCCACCGTTACCTGAACCACCTTGTTTAGATAGGTTGAGGTAGATAAAGGCAATAGCAACACCGATAACACCCATAGCAATAAGGGTTAGGTCAGAAAGTGCAGCAAATGCGAAACCAAGAGCAAAGAATGGCCATACTTCGCGAGTTGCCATCATGTTGATAACCATAGCATAACCTACGGCAACAACCATGGCACCACCAACTTGCATACCACCACTTAACCATTCAGGCATCAATTCAAGGACACCACGAACAGATGAAGCAGGAACAGCAAGTAATAGTGCAGCAGGAACAGCAATTCGAAGACCTTGAAGAAGAAGGGCGATGAAGTGAGTACGTTCAAGTGCAGCGATGTTTCCTTCAGCAGCAGCTTTATCAGCAGCGTGTACTAAACCAACTGAGATAGTACGGACAATCATTGTAAGGAAAAGTCCAGCAACGGCAAGTGGAATCGCAGTTGAGTAGGCAAAAGTGATTCCTTTTTGCGTAAAGTCTCCACCTTTTACCATGATGATAGCAGCAGCAACAGAGGCTAGAGCAGCGTCTGGTGCCACAGCAGCACCAATATTAGCCCAACCAAGAGCAACCATTTG encodes:
- a CDS encoding PTS system mannose/fructose/sorbose family transporter subunit IID; its protein translation is MTENQIKLSKADRQKVWFRSQFLQGSWNYERMQNLGWAYSLVPAIKKLYTTKEDRAAALERHMEFFNTHPYVAAPILGVTLALEEEKANGTDIDDTAIQGVKIGMMGPLAGIGDPVFWFTVRPILGALGASLAQAGNIMGPIIFFVAWNAIRMAFLWYTQEFGYKSGKEITKDMSGGILQDITKGASILGMFILAVLVERWVSINFTVDLPATKLAKGAYVEFPKGNVTGAELQGILGQAMSGLSLTPEKTNSLQGQLDSLIPGLMGLILTFVCMWLLKKKVSPITMIIGLFVLGVLARLAGIM
- the serS gene encoding serine--tRNA ligase, whose protein sequence is MLDIKRIRNDFDAVAEKLATRGVAAETLTELKELDAKRRQLLTKSEELKAGRNLASDKIAQAKRNKEDASEQIAAMQKVSAEIKAVDSELADIDEKLTVIITTLPNTPHDSVPVGADEEENVEVRRWGTPRDFDFEPKAHWDLGEDLGILDWERGAKVTGTRFLFYRNLGARLERALYNFMLDEHAKEGYQEVIPPYMVNHDSMFGTGQYPKFKEDTFELSDTPYVLIPTAEVPLTNYYRNEIIDGKELPIKFTAMSPSFRSEAGSAGRDTRGLIRLHQFHKVEMVKFAKPEESYDELEKMTANAENILKKLNLPYRVLALCTGDMGFSAAKTYDLEVWIPAQNAYREISSCSNTEDFQARRAKIRYRDEADGKVKLLHTLNGSGLAVGRTVAAILENYQNEDGSVTIPEVLRPYMGGADVIAPQ
- a CDS encoding acyltransferase, which encodes MEKRNYNAGIDFLRIFAMFMIVVTHVLGKGGVRDSVAGTVDLHFIQTWVIQASVYVAVNCYALISGYVGFRSHFKYSKVVNLWLQVAFYSIGITLFFLLLGKDIGASDWLGAFFPVIRGQYWYVTAYFGLMLTMPFLNIALPRMGLSDLGKMIATGFMVFSLLPVLLDTSVSEFSLSKGFSMTWLVLLYVVGAFLARIDLKKYNKPLILIGIYALSIAATLILKYAVSEKWYWYTSPTITLGALALFVLFVNLNISPSSPLVKFIRFFAPATFGVYLVHLHPLVVKFAMRDFAENFVDQSPLVFPMIILGVSFLIFLASILVEKMRIWLFKTLQVARFSAKIDDWLTFKNKVKKI
- the rlmD gene encoding 23S rRNA (uracil(1939)-C(5))-methyltransferase RlmD; this translates as MGINGEGIGFYKKTLVFVRGALKGEEVFCQVTSVKRNFVEAKILDINKKSKFRVIPQCPIYEACGGCQIMHLRYDKQLDFKVDLLKQALKKFKPAGYENYEIRPTLGMDKPQHYRAKLQFQTRSFGGSVKAGLYAEGSHRLVALEDCLVQDRLTQEIINKITNLLDKHKVPIYNERKIQGVRTVMVRKAEATDQVQIIFIASKWVNLTALIKDLIVVYPQIKTVAFNLNTSKSSEIYGQDTEILWGQDAIEEEVLNYGFQLSPRAFYQLNPEQTEVLYGEAVKALDVTPEDHLIDAYCGVGTIGFAFADKVKSVRGMDIIPEAIEDAKENARRMGFDNTHYEAGKAEEIIPKWYRDGYRADALVVDPPRTGLDEALLKTIVKYQPNKMVYVSCNVSTLARDLVQLTKVYDVAYIQSVDMFPHTARTEAVVKLIRKQ
- a CDS encoding DUF960 domain-containing protein, producing the protein MAFEKTNARYASFGVATSLPSELIDTLWDILDNYLKSVVPLDSVLTFKLKKSNKGMTYEYHDAKRRLMIAFDYKYLFDPFFPKKLYIVDNNGQQTILLAHELNQL
- the recX gene encoding recombination regulator RecX, coding for MKITKIEKKKRLYLLELDETEKLYITEDTIVRFMLSKGMTISEKELDEIRQFAQFSYGKNLALYFLSFKQRTEKEVRDYLHKHEIDSAIIPQVIDNLKADKWIDDKQFVMSTVEQNLSSGDKGSFVIKQKLRQKGISSTTIDSVMSDYDFTEVAERVAQKLLRKYDGKLAFKALKDKLSQSLTNKGFSYQEAKLAIETLDLEKDEETEEELIYQELEKQYRKYSRKYDGYDLNQRLTQALARKGYDFDTIRSALRDYL
- a CDS encoding DUF402 domain-containing protein yields the protein MKLPKEGDFITIQSYKHDGSLHRTWRDTMVLKTTENAIIGVNDHTLVTEHDGRRWVTREPAIVYFHKKYWFNIIAMIRDNGISYYCNLASPYVLDQEALKYIDYDLDVKVFADGEKKLLDVDEYEIHKREMQYSSDIDFILKKNVRILVDWINNHKGPFSQSYVNIWYKRYLELKKR
- a CDS encoding Bax inhibitor-1/YccA family protein — encoded protein: MNDNLIYTESQSGLSAFFTKIYSLVGIGIGLSAFVSWLMLYPFKANLVTIITQYSWVYYGAFFAELALVFLASNAARKNTPAALPLFLTYSALNGFTLSFIIVQYVQTTVLQAFVSSALVFFIMAAIGATIKKDLSGMAKALVAALIGIIIASLVNLFIGSGTMSFLISIVSVLIFSGLIAYDNQMIKRVYQQTGGDVQNGWAISMALSLYLDFINLFLNLLRIFGRND
- a CDS encoding DUF956 family protein — translated: MAQSQNKEVLLQTTGVSYLGMGGKVGKFLIGDVALEYYNDRNVEDYIQIPWTSIQQIGANVTGQKVSRHFEIFTDSGKFLFSSKDSGKILKIARDKIGNDKVVKLPTLIQVITSKFKRQ